The following coding sequences lie in one Synechococcus sp. PCC 7336 genomic window:
- a CDS encoding DUF4351 domain-containing protein — MSFDSVCKFIAETFTADLATWLLGEPVELARLEPTELLSSPIYADSLVLLESKDLVLQIEFQVEPKAEIPFRMTDYAVRGFRRFPNKRVRQVVIYLRRSQSPLVYQNTFERDGIRHEFEVIRIWEVPAAQFQGLPGLLPFAVLAQTGDRERTLRQVSERIEAIGDRGQRGDVAASAAILAGLVLEKGLIRSVLREDVMKESVIYQEIVSTAEERGRNEGILEGKLEGKREGRLEEGLSLILRQLKRRFELASELQQQIESLSLDSLEELGEELLDFSSEDNLAAWLQGRR; from the coding sequence ATGTCCTTCGACAGCGTTTGCAAGTTCATTGCGGAAACGTTTACGGCTGACCTCGCCACTTGGTTGCTGGGGGAACCGGTGGAGTTGGCTCGCTTGGAGCCCACGGAACTGCTGAGCAGTCCCATCTATGCCGATTCTCTGGTGCTGTTGGAATCCAAAGACCTCGTTCTCCAAATCGAGTTCCAGGTTGAGCCCAAAGCGGAGATCCCGTTCCGAATGACGGACTATGCGGTGCGGGGGTTTCGCCGCTTTCCCAACAAGCGAGTGCGGCAGGTGGTGATTTACCTGAGACGATCGCAATCTCCGTTGGTTTACCAAAACACCTTCGAACGTGACGGGATACGGCATGAGTTTGAGGTCATCCGTATCTGGGAAGTTCCCGCTGCGCAATTTCAGGGGTTGCCAGGGTTGCTGCCGTTTGCGGTCTTGGCTCAGACGGGCGATCGCGAACGGACGTTGCGGCAGGTATCGGAGCGGATTGAGGCGATCGGCGATCGCGGACAACGGGGGGATGTGGCGGCGTCGGCAGCGATTCTGGCGGGGTTAGTATTGGAGAAGGGGTTGATTCGGAGTGTACTGCGGGAGGATGTGATGAAGGAATCGGTCATTTATCAGGAGATTGTCTCGACTGCGGAAGAGCGGGGGCGGAACGAAGGCATACTCGAAGGCAAGCTCGAAGGCAAGCGTGAGGGCAGACTTGAAGAAGGTCTATCCTTGATTCTGCGCCAGCTCAAACGCCGCTTTGAACTGGCATCCGAACTGCAGCAACAGATTGAGAGCCTTTCCCTCGATTCTCTAGAAGAGTTGGGGGAGGAATTGTTGGACTTCTCTAGTGAAGATAATTTAGCGGCTTGGCTTCAGGGGCGTCGGTAG